From a single Microbacterium terrisoli genomic region:
- a CDS encoding carbohydrate ABC transporter permease, translating into MRIGRRTARSANEVALALVALLFLFPVIFTITSSFKPNNEIFQSPPSLWGSEFRWQNYVEVFQNAPFLQYIINGIIQSVGGTLIVLAVSALAAYAFGILRWRGRDQSMLAYLATMMIPQEVLVIPMFLLMQKFGWINTWQALILPWAFGAFGTFLLRQFFSTLPYELVEASRMDGCSNWRTFMKIILPLARPSLAVLAVWTFITYWNSFLWPLIAVNDIHALGNVPLGLQTFFGEHGASWNLIIAASVISIAPTLLLLLLLQKHLVKGIATVGLAGR; encoded by the coding sequence GTGCGGATCGGCCGAAGAACCGCGCGTTCGGCGAACGAGGTCGCGCTGGCGCTCGTTGCGCTGCTGTTCCTGTTTCCGGTGATCTTTACGATCACGTCATCGTTCAAGCCGAACAATGAGATCTTCCAGTCGCCGCCCTCGCTGTGGGGCAGCGAATTCCGTTGGCAGAACTATGTCGAGGTCTTTCAGAACGCCCCGTTCCTGCAGTACATCATCAACGGCATCATCCAATCGGTCGGCGGCACTCTCATCGTGCTGGCCGTCTCGGCACTTGCCGCGTATGCATTCGGCATCCTGCGCTGGCGTGGCCGCGACCAGAGCATGCTGGCGTATTTGGCCACCATGATGATCCCTCAGGAGGTGCTGGTCATCCCGATGTTCCTGCTGATGCAGAAGTTCGGCTGGATCAACACATGGCAGGCACTGATCCTGCCCTGGGCCTTCGGCGCCTTCGGAACATTCCTTCTGCGACAGTTCTTCTCGACACTTCCCTACGAGCTGGTCGAGGCCTCACGCATGGACGGCTGCAGTAACTGGCGCACGTTCATGAAGATCATCCTGCCTCTGGCGCGTCCATCATTGGCCGTTCTGGCAGTGTGGACTTTCATCACCTACTGGAACAGCTTTCTGTGGCCGCTGATTGCCGTGAACGACATACACGCATTGGGCAACGTGCCGCTGGGTCTACAGACGTTCTTCGGTGAGCACGGTGCGTCATGGAACCTCATCATCGCGGCGTCGGTGATCTCAATCGCGCCGACGTTGCTGTTGCTGCTGTTGTTGCAGAAGCACCTCGTGAAGGGCATCGCGACTGTCGGACTGGCAGGAAGATGA
- a CDS encoding carbohydrate ABC transporter permease, whose protein sequence is MTALAERAPVRTRDRRRRRNDTRAALAFLTPSAAGLTVFILFPSVLAIATSLFHWPTYGDITFAGLDNYAELFSARSDFGPALLNTVVFTLLIVPINLVLTVGVAFWVASSRFRQLYRVLFFIPVVTPSVATAIIWKLLYQPDGVLSWVAGMFGATPPNFLASPSSALLSVVVVILWNGFGYNMLIFSAAIDQLPEDVLAAASLDGAGRWRTMFQMKLPLMTPAIFFATTVTLIQSFQIFNEPYVMTAGGPGTSTITVVMNVYQTAFQSGQLGEAAAPAIVLFVLILVVTLVQWTGQKKWVQYE, encoded by the coding sequence ATGACCGCTCTGGCTGAGCGCGCGCCCGTTCGCACACGCGACAGGCGACGGCGACGTAACGACACCCGTGCTGCTCTGGCGTTTCTCACACCGAGCGCCGCCGGCCTGACCGTCTTCATCCTGTTCCCTTCTGTGCTCGCGATCGCCACAAGCCTCTTCCACTGGCCGACATACGGTGACATCACCTTCGCGGGACTCGACAACTACGCGGAGCTGTTCAGCGCACGTAGTGACTTCGGGCCCGCGCTGCTGAACACCGTGGTGTTCACGTTGCTGATCGTTCCGATCAACTTGGTGTTGACTGTCGGGGTCGCGTTCTGGGTGGCGTCCAGCAGGTTCCGGCAGCTCTATCGCGTGCTCTTCTTCATCCCCGTCGTCACTCCGTCAGTGGCCACGGCCATCATCTGGAAGCTCCTGTACCAGCCCGATGGCGTGCTCAGCTGGGTGGCGGGGATGTTCGGCGCAACGCCGCCCAACTTCCTGGCGTCGCCCTCGAGCGCTCTGCTCTCGGTGGTAGTCGTCATCCTGTGGAACGGCTTCGGCTACAACATGCTGATCTTCTCCGCCGCGATCGACCAGCTGCCGGAGGACGTACTGGCCGCCGCGTCGCTCGACGGTGCCGGCCGCTGGCGCACGATGTTCCAGATGAAGCTGCCTCTGATGACGCCTGCGATCTTCTTCGCGACCACGGTGACACTGATCCAGTCGTTCCAGATCTTCAACGAGCCGTACGTCATGACAGCCGGAGGCCCCGGCACCTCGACGATCACAGTCGTCATGAACGTCTATCAGACGGCATTCCAGTCCGGTCAGCTCGGAGAGGCGGCAGCCCCGGCGATCGTCCTGTTCGTCCTGATCCTCGTCGTCACCCTGGTCCAGTGGACCGGGCAGAAGAAGTGGGTGCAGTATGAGTGA
- a CDS encoding ABC transporter substrate-binding protein, producing the protein MHKQDADITVKLTQTPFADYFTKLQSQLAAGTTACIVSMQSLRLPAFKDALEPLGPLMKKAGFDESQWNPGALKALQVDGQQYAIPYGLSTMLLYYNKDAFAKAGVPAPTNDWTTSDFESAAAKITAVDGKPAFGQSFSDLHMFSMLFAYNGARPVTDAAKLDLTNSPMEQAFTWYSGLATKEKVSSIPASSSDVPWGEQQFVAGNVAMAVDGDWNISSDATQAAFPVGVVALPQGPNGGGTYSANSGFGIAKSCQNKEAAAKAIAIITSESAQVEQAKAGTHPARLAADDAFFQALATATDKKSPGYAAQAKAAMEAASAKSVPFISTSSWDQTTKLIAREFILAYSGSESADTALQNVQQSSK; encoded by the coding sequence GTGCACAAACAGGACGCCGACATCACGGTGAAGCTCACGCAGACGCCCTTTGCCGATTACTTCACCAAGTTGCAGTCGCAGTTGGCGGCCGGTACCACCGCGTGCATCGTGAGCATGCAGAGTTTGCGGCTGCCCGCGTTCAAGGACGCGCTCGAGCCGCTGGGTCCGCTGATGAAGAAGGCCGGATTCGACGAATCGCAGTGGAACCCTGGTGCGCTCAAGGCGCTGCAGGTCGACGGCCAGCAGTACGCGATCCCATACGGCCTGTCGACGATGTTGCTGTACTACAACAAGGACGCGTTTGCGAAGGCCGGCGTGCCTGCTCCGACCAATGACTGGACCACGTCCGACTTCGAAAGTGCCGCAGCCAAGATCACCGCAGTCGACGGCAAGCCCGCATTCGGACAGTCGTTCTCGGACCTGCACATGTTCTCGATGCTGTTCGCCTACAACGGGGCGCGGCCAGTCACCGATGCGGCGAAGCTCGATCTCACGAACAGTCCGATGGAGCAGGCGTTCACGTGGTACTCGGGTCTTGCGACGAAGGAGAAGGTGTCGTCGATTCCGGCGAGCTCATCTGACGTGCCCTGGGGCGAGCAACAATTCGTGGCGGGCAACGTCGCAATGGCGGTCGACGGCGACTGGAACATCTCGTCGGACGCCACTCAGGCGGCATTCCCGGTCGGAGTGGTGGCTCTCCCCCAGGGCCCGAACGGTGGCGGAACCTACTCTGCGAACTCCGGCTTCGGCATCGCTAAGAGCTGCCAGAACAAGGAGGCCGCGGCGAAGGCCATCGCGATCATCACGAGTGAGTCAGCGCAGGTCGAGCAGGCGAAGGCGGGCACGCATCCTGCTCGTTTGGCTGCCGACGACGCCTTCTTCCAGGCGCTCGCCACGGCAACCGACAAGAAGAGCCCAGGCTATGCCGCTCAGGCAAAGGCGGCGATGGAGGCAGCAAGCGCGAAGTCGGTTCCGTTCATCAGCACGTCTTCGTGGGATCAGACGACAAAGTTGATCGCGCGCGAATTCATCCTGGCGTATTCCGGCAGTGAGAGCGCCGACACCGCGTTGCAGAACGTGCAGCAGTCGTCCAAGTAG
- the ilvC gene encoding ketol-acid reductoisomerase has protein sequence MTTEIFHDADADLSIIQGKKVAVVGYGSQGHAHALNLRDSGVEVVIALKEGSKSIQKATEAGFEVKTVAEATDWADVIVILAPDQHQRGIYAESIKEHLRPGKTLLFAHGFNIRFGYIQAPEGVDVIMVAPKGPGHTVRREYEAGRGVPIIAAVEVDASGTAWETAWSYAKAIGGLRAGGIKTTFTEETETDLFGEQAVLCGGVSHLIEAGFETLVEAGYQPQIAYFEVLHEMKLIVDLIWEGGISKQRWSVSDTAEYGDYVSGPRVIDPHVKENMKGVLADIQSGAFAKRFIDDQDKGGTEFLALREKEEQHPIEATGRELRALFAWKQQDSDYTDGSVAR, from the coding sequence ATGACCACTGAGATCTTCCACGACGCCGACGCCGACCTGTCCATCATCCAGGGCAAGAAGGTCGCCGTCGTCGGCTACGGTTCCCAGGGCCACGCCCACGCGCTGAACCTGCGCGACTCCGGTGTCGAGGTCGTCATCGCGCTCAAGGAGGGCTCGAAGTCCATCCAGAAGGCGACCGAGGCAGGCTTCGAAGTGAAGACCGTCGCCGAGGCCACCGACTGGGCCGACGTCATCGTCATCCTTGCGCCTGACCAGCACCAGCGCGGCATCTACGCCGAGTCGATCAAGGAGCACCTGCGCCCGGGCAAGACGCTGCTGTTCGCCCATGGATTCAACATCCGCTTCGGATACATCCAGGCGCCTGAAGGCGTCGACGTGATCATGGTCGCCCCCAAGGGTCCCGGACACACGGTGCGCCGTGAGTATGAGGCCGGCCGTGGTGTGCCCATCATCGCCGCCGTCGAGGTGGACGCCTCGGGCACCGCGTGGGAGACCGCCTGGTCGTATGCGAAGGCGATCGGGGGCCTGCGCGCCGGCGGCATCAAGACCACGTTCACCGAAGAGACCGAGACCGATCTGTTCGGCGAGCAGGCAGTGCTGTGCGGCGGTGTGTCGCACCTCATCGAGGCGGGCTTCGAGACGCTGGTCGAGGCCGGCTACCAGCCGCAGATCGCCTACTTCGAGGTGCTGCACGAGATGAAGCTGATCGTCGACCTCATCTGGGAGGGCGGCATCTCCAAGCAGCGCTGGAGCGTGTCGGACACGGCGGAGTACGGCGACTATGTGTCGGGCCCGCGTGTGATCGACCCGCACGTCAAGGAGAACATGAAGGGCGTGCTCGCCGACATCCAGTCCGGTGCCTTCGCGAAGCGCTTCATCGACGACCAGGACAAGGGCGGCACGGAGTTCCTCGCCCTGCGCGAGAAGGAAGAGCAGCACCCGATCGAGGCCACCGGCCGCGAGCTGCGCGCACTGTTCGCCTGGAAGCAGCAGGACAGCGACTACACCGACGGGTCCGTCGCCCGCTGA
- a CDS encoding ROK family protein yields MADRAQIAGIDIGGTKIAAILTTGDGSVTARGVASTPARAGGDAIVDAAARLVAELSRVHDVRVAAAGVGTAGVVDHSDGVVVAASQTFSGWAGYRLGDVLSTRLGVPVHVENDVNAFLVGESAWGASPARDVLGVMLGTGVGGALLLDGVLRHGPHGGAGEIGHTPGYGDIRCTCGQTGHLETVASGTSIGLRYGERTGHVNIGAHEVAERARSGDGDARAVFDSAGRALALACATAAGIVDVSVAVIGGGVTRSWDLLAPAIERTLATDSPVSGADLRIVRGTLGGSAVALGAAHSARQAMSGR; encoded by the coding sequence ATGGCTGATCGAGCACAGATTGCCGGCATAGACATCGGTGGCACCAAGATCGCTGCGATTCTCACGACAGGTGACGGCAGCGTCACCGCGCGGGGCGTCGCATCGACGCCCGCTCGAGCGGGCGGCGATGCGATTGTGGATGCCGCAGCCCGGCTGGTCGCTGAACTCAGCCGAGTGCACGACGTCCGAGTCGCTGCGGCGGGCGTGGGCACCGCCGGCGTCGTCGACCACTCTGACGGCGTCGTCGTCGCGGCGTCCCAGACGTTCAGCGGCTGGGCCGGGTACCGGCTCGGAGACGTCCTCAGCACACGTCTCGGGGTGCCTGTTCATGTCGAAAACGACGTGAACGCGTTTCTCGTCGGCGAATCTGCCTGGGGTGCCTCACCTGCTCGAGACGTGCTGGGCGTGATGCTCGGAACGGGCGTGGGCGGTGCGCTGCTTCTCGACGGCGTGCTGCGTCACGGGCCACATGGAGGAGCCGGAGAGATCGGGCACACGCCAGGGTACGGCGATATCCGCTGTACGTGCGGACAGACGGGCCACCTTGAGACCGTCGCCTCCGGTACGTCGATCGGCCTGCGGTACGGCGAGCGAACGGGCCATGTGAACATCGGCGCACACGAAGTTGCTGAGCGTGCTCGGTCGGGCGACGGCGATGCGCGTGCGGTCTTCGATTCAGCCGGCCGCGCATTGGCGCTGGCGTGCGCAACGGCGGCAGGAATCGTCGACGTCTCGGTCGCCGTGATCGGCGGAGGCGTGACCCGCTCGTGGGATTTGCTGGCTCCGGCGATCGAGCGCACCCTGGCTACCGACTCGCCGGTGTCCGGCGCGGATCTGCGCATCGTGCGCGGGACTCTCGGCGGCAGTGCTGTAGCGCTGGGAGCCGCACATTCTGCACGGCAAGCAATGTCGGGTCGCTGA
- a CDS encoding sulfatase family protein, with product MTAVTRRRSVVVFLADDLGWGDLGCFGSTAIRTPVLDALAEGGMRFTDCHAVSAVCTPSRYGLLTGEYPWRSPLREGVLGGTDPSILRDGQITVASMFRDAGYRTGAFGKWHLGLGWTRLDGTTRAAFDGAFHPDMQASGRDVDYSAPFADGPISHGFDRFFGIAGSLDMPPYCYLDQDRTVGIPDREKDPLVTSQRPGLQVEGWQDDRVDVDIIDTACDWIREQAALDQPFFAYVASAAPHRPCVPPEFVQGLSEAGARGDAVCLVDWMVGRIQDVLREAGIAQDTLIVFTSDNGAPMIFPEDGDVTEHHPNGAWRGQKADAWEGGHRVPLIVAGPGIVSGTVDEPVSLLDVLPTLAMLTGISASNSAGDGVVLAGFTPSRARIIGQQAFDGALTLRAGDEKVILSTGSGGFSDPVGHPVAVTAEVAQFYDLGDDPGERENLWHERRARVAEMLARFSAQTGYRHEVVDDG from the coding sequence ATGACTGCGGTCACGCGCCGTCGGAGCGTCGTCGTTTTTCTCGCCGACGATCTCGGGTGGGGAGACCTGGGATGCTTCGGAAGCACTGCGATCCGTACCCCGGTGCTGGACGCGCTCGCTGAGGGAGGGATGCGGTTCACCGACTGCCACGCGGTCTCAGCTGTGTGCACGCCGAGCCGCTACGGCCTGCTGACGGGTGAGTACCCCTGGCGCTCGCCACTGCGCGAAGGCGTGCTCGGCGGCACCGATCCTTCGATTCTTCGCGATGGCCAGATCACCGTGGCATCGATGTTCCGGGATGCCGGGTATCGGACTGGCGCGTTCGGCAAATGGCACCTGGGACTGGGGTGGACCCGTCTCGACGGAACGACCCGTGCTGCGTTCGACGGGGCGTTCCATCCTGACATGCAGGCCTCCGGGCGTGACGTCGACTACTCGGCGCCCTTCGCTGATGGACCGATCTCGCACGGGTTCGATCGCTTCTTCGGCATCGCCGGATCGCTGGACATGCCGCCGTACTGCTACCTGGATCAGGACCGAACCGTCGGCATCCCCGATCGAGAGAAGGACCCCCTGGTGACCAGTCAGCGCCCGGGACTGCAGGTCGAGGGCTGGCAGGACGACCGCGTGGACGTCGACATCATTGACACTGCGTGCGATTGGATTCGGGAACAGGCCGCGTTGGACCAACCGTTCTTCGCGTACGTCGCCTCGGCAGCGCCGCACCGGCCGTGCGTGCCGCCAGAGTTCGTGCAGGGACTGTCAGAGGCGGGAGCCCGCGGTGATGCCGTGTGCCTCGTCGACTGGATGGTGGGTCGCATCCAGGACGTCCTGCGTGAGGCCGGCATCGCGCAGGACACCCTCATCGTGTTCACCAGCGACAACGGTGCACCGATGATCTTTCCCGAGGATGGCGATGTCACCGAGCACCATCCGAACGGCGCATGGCGTGGCCAGAAGGCCGATGCATGGGAGGGTGGTCATCGGGTCCCGCTGATCGTGGCAGGCCCCGGCATCGTGTCTGGGACGGTCGATGAGCCGGTCAGCCTGCTTGACGTGCTGCCGACTCTGGCGATGCTCACCGGCATTTCGGCATCGAATTCCGCAGGTGATGGCGTGGTGCTGGCCGGATTCACGCCGTCGCGCGCTCGAATCATCGGCCAGCAGGCTTTTGACGGAGCTCTCACTCTGCGCGCGGGAGACGAGAAGGTGATCCTGTCCACGGGTTCGGGAGGGTTCAGCGACCCCGTCGGCCATCCGGTCGCGGTGACCGCTGAGGTCGCGCAGTTCTACGATCTGGGCGATGATCCGGGCGAACGCGAGAACCTGTGGCATGAGCGCCGAGCGCGCGTCGCTGAGATGCTCGCTCGGTTCAGCGCGCAGACGGGCTACCGGCACGAGGTCGTCGATGATGGCTGA
- the ilvN gene encoding acetolactate synthase small subunit, translating to MPNHVLSLLVEDKPGLLTRVAGLFARRGFNIASLAVGVTEIPGLSRITVAVDVEEQPLEQVTKQLNKLVNVIKIVELEPAASVQREHMLIKVRADNANRSNVLEVVNLFRASVVDYAPDAVVVEVTGDHSKVEAFLRALEPFGIKELAQSGLVAIGRGSKSITERVLRG from the coding sequence ATGCCCAACCACGTGCTGAGCCTCCTGGTGGAGGACAAGCCCGGCCTGCTGACTCGCGTCGCGGGTCTGTTCGCCCGGCGCGGCTTCAACATCGCGTCCCTTGCCGTGGGCGTGACCGAGATTCCCGGACTGTCCCGGATCACGGTCGCCGTCGACGTCGAGGAGCAGCCTCTCGAGCAGGTGACCAAGCAGCTGAACAAGCTCGTGAACGTCATCAAGATCGTCGAGCTCGAACCGGCGGCATCCGTCCAACGCGAGCACATGCTGATCAAGGTGCGTGCCGACAACGCGAACCGATCCAACGTCCTCGAAGTCGTCAACCTCTTCCGTGCGTCGGTGGTCGACTACGCGCCCGACGCGGTCGTGGTCGAGGTCACCGGTGACCATAGCAAGGTCGAAGCCTTCCTGCGCGCACTGGAGCCCTTCGGCATCAAGGAACTCGCCCAGTCGGGCCTCGTCGCCATCGGCCGCGGCAGCAAGAGCATCACCGAGCGCGTGCTGCGCGGCTGA
- a CDS encoding ROK family transcriptional regulator, which translates to MDGTPYPSAGTSSRGLIFSEIARSPGSSRQRLAARLGLVPATVGTHVRTLVKHGFVQEGAPLTTTSGRPSIPLEPREDGGVLVGVSIERTGILAAAVTIAGEIADTQHVPIEPGGEIAGIVRAVDALRHALHPRPVIAVGVTVSGVVDTTDGTVLISTVLGWHDYPLGAELRKIIPLPVFVENDVIALAQRELAFAPTVPDSFLLLHIGDGVGMAIVTARSIVRGVRHGSIEFGHISTDPNGALCRCGNRGCVQTVFGYAELNAGAPAGALGASDMSQDAATAAFLEDRSRELGRAVGSVSTLLGIDHIRVSGRTTQYWAAIAEPLTASIASSTPTLGASPTVDVVAWTSAGVARGAAGVALGSYLESLR; encoded by the coding sequence ATGGACGGTACGCCGTATCCTTCTGCAGGAACGTCCAGCCGCGGGCTGATCTTCAGCGAGATCGCCCGCTCTCCCGGTTCCAGCAGACAAAGACTCGCGGCGCGCCTCGGCCTGGTCCCCGCCACGGTCGGCACCCACGTGCGGACGCTCGTCAAGCACGGCTTCGTTCAGGAGGGGGCACCGCTCACCACCACCAGTGGCCGCCCCAGCATCCCTCTTGAGCCGCGGGAGGACGGCGGAGTGCTCGTCGGCGTCTCCATCGAGCGCACGGGCATCCTCGCGGCTGCCGTGACTATTGCCGGAGAAATTGCCGACACCCAGCACGTCCCGATCGAACCCGGTGGCGAAATCGCCGGGATAGTCAGAGCCGTGGATGCTCTACGCCACGCACTCCACCCCCGGCCGGTCATCGCGGTCGGAGTGACCGTCTCGGGTGTCGTAGACACCACCGACGGTACGGTCTTGATCTCCACAGTCTTGGGCTGGCATGACTATCCACTCGGCGCCGAACTGCGAAAGATCATACCTCTACCCGTATTCGTCGAGAATGACGTCATCGCCCTCGCGCAGCGCGAGTTGGCGTTCGCGCCGACCGTTCCTGACAGCTTTCTCCTGTTGCATATTGGCGACGGTGTCGGCATGGCCATCGTCACCGCCCGCTCGATCGTGCGTGGAGTGCGTCACGGGAGCATCGAATTCGGGCATATCAGCACTGATCCCAACGGCGCCCTGTGTCGGTGCGGGAATCGTGGATGTGTGCAGACGGTCTTCGGCTATGCCGAGCTCAATGCGGGGGCGCCCGCCGGTGCGCTCGGCGCGTCCGACATGTCACAGGACGCCGCCACCGCAGCTTTCCTCGAAGACCGCTCCCGCGAACTGGGAAGAGCCGTCGGATCGGTGAGCACTCTCCTGGGCATCGATCACATCCGCGTCAGCGGGCGGACGACTCAGTACTGGGCCGCTATCGCCGAGCCCCTCACTGCATCGATCGCGAGCAGTACGCCAACTTTGGGTGCCTCTCCCACCGTCGATGTCGTGGCGTGGACATCGGCGGGCGTTGCCCGAGGTGCGGCAGGGGTGGCACTGGGCTCGTACCTCGAATCACTTCGCTGA
- a CDS encoding acetolactate synthase large subunit — protein sequence MPADSTAAVPRPPARSASAPVLTGAQAVVRTLELLGVTDVFGLPGGAILPVYDPLMDTSDIRHILVRHEQGAGHAAEGYASASGKVGVAIATSGPGATNLVTAIADAYMDSVPMLAITGQVFSTLMGTDAFQEADIVGITMPITKHSFLVRRAEDIPGALVAAYEIASTGRPGPVLVDITKDAQQAEFSFVWPPKVDLPGYRPVTKAHGKQIQAAARMIAEAHKPVLYVGGGVIRARAAAELLTLAETTGAPVVTTLMARGAFPDSHRQHLGMPGMHGTVPAVLALQEADLIVSLGARFDDRVTGKSALFAPHAKVVHVDIDPAEISKIRLADVPIVGDLKDVLVDLEVAYRSVADDESDNTDEWWSYLDGLRDEFPLGYAATSDGLLSPEYVIQRIGELTGPEAVYAAGVGQHQMWAAQFIKYERPNAWLNSGGAGTMGYAVPAAMGAKVGQPDRVVWAIDGDGCFQMTNQELATCTINNIPIKVAIINNSSLGMVRQWQTLFYNGRHSNTDLNTGHGTIHIPDFVKLAEAYGCLALRVEKEEDVDAAIQTALETNDRPVVIDFVVSADAMVWPMVPQGVSNSYVQYARDHAPAFDQED from the coding sequence ATGCCCGCAGATTCCACTGCGGCCGTTCCACGGCCGCCTGCCCGATCAGCGTCCGCCCCGGTGCTCACCGGTGCCCAAGCCGTCGTCCGCACGCTCGAGCTTCTCGGCGTCACCGACGTGTTCGGACTGCCCGGCGGCGCCATCCTGCCCGTCTACGACCCGCTGATGGACACCTCCGATATCCGTCACATCCTCGTCCGCCATGAGCAGGGCGCCGGTCACGCAGCCGAAGGCTACGCGTCGGCGTCGGGCAAGGTCGGTGTCGCCATCGCCACGTCCGGCCCGGGTGCGACCAACCTCGTCACCGCGATCGCCGACGCCTACATGGACTCGGTGCCGATGCTGGCCATCACCGGTCAGGTGTTCAGCACGCTGATGGGCACGGACGCGTTCCAAGAAGCCGACATCGTGGGCATCACGATGCCGATCACGAAGCACTCGTTCCTGGTCAGGCGTGCCGAAGACATCCCCGGTGCGCTCGTCGCGGCGTACGAGATCGCGTCGACCGGACGGCCGGGTCCGGTTCTCGTGGACATCACGAAGGACGCACAGCAGGCCGAATTCTCGTTCGTCTGGCCGCCGAAGGTCGACCTGCCCGGTTATCGGCCGGTCACCAAGGCGCACGGCAAGCAGATCCAGGCTGCGGCGCGCATGATCGCCGAAGCGCACAAGCCCGTCCTGTATGTCGGGGGCGGGGTGATCCGCGCTCGCGCTGCGGCCGAGCTGCTGACGCTGGCCGAAACCACCGGAGCGCCGGTGGTCACGACCCTGATGGCCCGCGGCGCGTTCCCTGATTCGCATCGGCAGCACCTGGGCATGCCCGGCATGCACGGCACGGTCCCCGCCGTGCTCGCGCTGCAGGAGGCCGATCTGATCGTCTCGCTCGGCGCTCGGTTCGATGACCGTGTCACCGGCAAGTCGGCGCTGTTCGCACCACACGCGAAGGTCGTGCACGTGGACATCGACCCGGCAGAGATCTCCAAGATCCGTCTGGCGGATGTGCCGATCGTCGGGGATCTGAAAGACGTCCTGGTCGACCTCGAGGTCGCCTATCGGAGTGTCGCGGACGACGAGTCCGACAATACGGACGAGTGGTGGTCGTACCTGGACGGTCTGCGTGACGAGTTCCCCCTCGGCTATGCGGCCACCAGCGACGGTCTGCTCTCTCCGGAGTACGTGATCCAGCGGATCGGGGAGCTCACTGGGCCAGAGGCCGTCTACGCGGCCGGTGTCGGCCAGCACCAGATGTGGGCCGCACAGTTCATCAAGTACGAGCGGCCGAACGCGTGGCTGAACTCCGGCGGGGCCGGCACGATGGGCTACGCGGTTCCAGCGGCGATGGGGGCCAAGGTCGGTCAGCCCGACCGCGTCGTGTGGGCGATCGACGGCGACGGCTGCTTCCAGATGACCAATCAGGAGCTGGCCACCTGCACGATCAACAACATCCCGATCAAGGTCGCGATCATCAACAACTCGTCGCTGGGCATGGTGCGCCAGTGGCAGACGCTGTTCTACAACGGCCGCCACTCCAACACCGACCTGAACACGGGTCACGGCACGATCCACATCCCCGACTTCGTCAAGCTCGCCGAAGCCTACGGGTGCCTCGCGCTGCGGGTCGAGAAGGAAGAAGACGTGGATGCCGCGATCCAGACGGCACTGGAGACCAATGACCGACCGGTCGTCATCGACTTCGTCGTGAGTGCCGACGCGATGGTCTGGCCGATGGTGCCACAGGGCGTGAGCAACAGCTACGTGCAGTACGCGCGCGACCACGCTCCGGCGTTCGACCAGGAAGACTGA